One window from the genome of Candidatus Limnocylindrales bacterium encodes:
- the mtnP gene encoding S-methyl-5'-thioadenosine phosphorylase, translating into MTAQSSLLGIIGGSGLYRMEGLVHADETVLDTPFGSPSDAYVVGRLGNQRVAFLPRHGIGHRLAPGELNYRANIHGFKQLGADAIVSISAVGSLREEISPGHVVVPDQFIDRTRGRISTFFGGGCVAHVSFADPFCSPLSKLVAESVRDAGATVHEGGTYVCMEGPMFSTRAESHLYRSWGASVIGMTNLQEAKLAREAEICFATIALATDYDCWRTETDDVAVTDILAVLEANVELARRAVVRIAAGLAAVRRTCNCGRALDHAVITSPQAIPPATRERLKLLIGRLT; encoded by the coding sequence ATGACGGCCCAGTCCTCACTGCTCGGAATCATCGGCGGAAGCGGCCTGTACCGCATGGAAGGCCTCGTCCATGCGGACGAAACCGTGCTCGACACGCCGTTCGGATCGCCGTCGGACGCGTACGTCGTCGGCCGCCTCGGCAACCAGCGCGTCGCGTTCCTGCCGAGGCACGGCATCGGCCACAGGCTCGCTCCGGGCGAGCTCAACTACCGGGCCAACATCCACGGCTTCAAGCAGCTCGGCGCCGACGCGATCGTCTCGATCTCGGCAGTCGGCAGTCTTCGCGAAGAGATCTCGCCGGGGCACGTCGTGGTGCCCGACCAGTTCATCGATCGCACGCGCGGGCGCATCTCGACGTTCTTCGGAGGAGGCTGCGTCGCACACGTGAGCTTTGCCGATCCGTTCTGCTCGCCGCTGTCGAAGCTCGTCGCCGAGTCCGTGCGCGATGCGGGCGCGACCGTGCACGAGGGCGGAACCTACGTCTGCATGGAAGGGCCGATGTTCTCGACGCGCGCCGAGTCGCACCTGTACCGGAGCTGGGGCGCGAGCGTGATCGGCATGACCAATCTCCAGGAAGCCAAGCTCGCGCGCGAGGCGGAAATCTGTTTCGCGACCATCGCGCTGGCGACCGACTACGATTGCTGGCGGACCGAAACCGACGACGTGGCGGTGACCGACATCCTCGCCGTGCTCGAGGCCAACGTGGAGCTCGCGCGCCGCGCGGTGGTGCGCATCGCGGCGGGGCTTGCAGCCGTCCGCCGCACCTGCAACTGCGGTCGCGCGCTCGACCACGCCGTCATCACGTCGCCGCAGGCAATTCCGCCAGCCACGCGCGAACGGCTGAAGCTTCTGATCGGACGCCTGACATAG
- a CDS encoding PfkB family carbohydrate kinase, producing the protein MAKSVCVVGSVAIDNVETPNGSATDVLGGACSYFSVAASFFAPVNLVGVVGADFPEAERRFLVERGINIEGLEESAGETFRWTGRYHENLNIRDTLDLKLNVFENFQPKLPASYRGSEFVFLANIMPTLQADVLSQLEAPEYVGADTMDHWINSTPAELRTLLAQVDLLSINDSEALLLAKEGNVVRAARKILAMGPKHLIVKRGEYGALQFSDQEIFAVPAFPLENVVDPTGAGDSFAGGLFGSLAADGEVTSRSLRRAIVFGTVVASFTVEDFGLNRLRRLERSEIDTRFRQFMAITDFQS; encoded by the coding sequence ATGGCAAAATCGGTATGCGTAGTGGGGTCGGTAGCGATCGACAACGTCGAGACCCCGAACGGCAGCGCGACAGACGTGCTCGGCGGCGCGTGCAGCTATTTCTCGGTGGCGGCCAGCTTCTTTGCGCCGGTCAACCTGGTCGGCGTCGTCGGTGCGGATTTCCCCGAGGCCGAGCGCCGGTTCCTGGTCGAGCGCGGGATCAACATCGAGGGCCTCGAGGAAAGCGCCGGCGAAACCTTCCGCTGGACCGGCCGCTACCACGAAAACCTGAACATCCGCGACACGCTCGATCTCAAGCTCAACGTCTTCGAGAATTTCCAGCCGAAGCTGCCGGCATCGTATCGCGGCAGCGAGTTCGTGTTCCTCGCCAACATCATGCCGACGCTGCAGGCCGACGTGCTGTCGCAGCTCGAGGCGCCCGAGTACGTCGGCGCCGACACGATGGACCACTGGATCAACTCGACGCCCGCCGAGCTGCGCACGCTGCTCGCACAGGTCGACCTGCTGAGCATCAACGATTCCGAGGCGCTTCTGCTCGCAAAAGAAGGCAACGTGGTTCGCGCCGCGCGCAAGATTCTCGCGATGGGACCGAAGCACCTGATCGTCAAGCGCGGCGAGTACGGCGCCCTTCAGTTCTCCGACCAGGAAATCTTCGCGGTGCCGGCGTTTCCGCTCGAAAACGTCGTCGATCCGACGGGGGCCGGCGACAGCTTTGCCGGCGGCCTGTTCGGCAGCCTCGCGGCAGACGGCGAGGTAACCAGCCGCTCACTGCGGCGGGCGATCGTGTTCGGAACCGTCGTCGCGTCGTTTACCGTCGAGGACTTCGGGCTCAATCGCCTGCGGCGTCTCGAGCGTTCCGAGATCGACACCCGTTTCCGCCAGTTCATGGCGATCACCGATTTCCAGAGCTGA